A genomic region of Vespa crabro chromosome 19, iyVesCrab1.2, whole genome shotgun sequence contains the following coding sequences:
- the LOC124430862 gene encoding terminal uridylyltransferase Tailor-like isoform X4, protein MAQSANIHLDLEGIIQKDKSNEYFCCICNEIISEKNLMLKHVNTRSHIKAFRIFIKYFQVAKSVTIKCKICQGTGSWKLVRRHVEMHKLTPWYEPKDKYKCKTPKHQYMISCGTYVANKFPSEVERFLMSFEENTEELLKFSLITEKAKENKILTCLKTDTISAFNKVEAYAYGSRICGSGLPDSDINIFLDCLNTYNGKDVCSKQLEATVKTINSILLSKPSVWHVNEIILDDGRTIMKVWYIPMQLHCTISFKNGLDVESTNLIKHFNETYLPCRKLILILKKWLSFCGISGFPCISNYALTWCIIFYLQIMFILPSITELIQENNKSKLIDGWQTGVSYEFSARKTSKFPFVKLLSGFFIFYAEFDYRRHIICPLLGKPIERKIFTDLSLLPNDMAPYVQYVRNAKNPKLFCLSPMCVQDPFNLSDNLTVMVEKSTLNNFRIFCSKSAEILIDLF, encoded by the exons ATGGCACAATCTGCAAACATACATTTAGATCTTGAAGGAATTATCCAAAAAGATAAATCTAATGAATACTTCTGTTGCATTTGCAATGAAATTATCTctgaaaagaatttaatgtTAAAACATGTTAACACGAGAAGTCACATTAAAGCAttcagaatatttataaaatactttcAAGTGGCAAAAAGTGTTACAATAAAATGTAAGATTTGTCAAGGTACAGGTAGTTGGAAATTGGTAAGACGTCACGTAGAAATGCACAAATTAACCCCTTGGTACGAACCTAAGGATAAATACAAATG TAAAACACCAAAACATCAATATATGATTTCTTGTGGAACCTATGTTGCAAATAAATTTCCATCCGAAGTAGAAAGATTTTTGATGTCATTTGAGGAAAATAccgaagaattattaaagttttctcttatcacagaaaaagcaaaagaaaacaaaatattgaCATGCTTGAAAACCGATACAATATCAGCTTTTAATAAAGTGGAAGCTTATGCATATGGATCTCGAATTTGTGGTTCAGGTCTTCCAGATAgtgatatcaatatatttcttGACTGCT tgAATACATATAATGGAAAAGATGTATGCAGTAAACAGCTTGAAGCCACAGTTAAAACAATTAATAGTATCCTCTTATCAAAACCATCAGTTTGGCATGTAAATGAGATTATATTGGATGATGGAAGAACCATCATGAAAGTATGGTATATACCAATGCAATTACATTGCACAATCTCTTTTAAAAATGGTCTTGACGTGGAAAGTACAAATTTAAtcaa acATTTCAATGAGACTTACTTACCATGCCGTAAATTAATcttgattttaaaaaaatggTTGTCATTTTGTGGTATATCAGGATTTCCTTGTATAAGTAATTATGCATTAACCTGgtgtattattttctatttacaaataatgtttatattgccAAGTATTACCGAACTCattcaagaaaataataagtcaAAATTAATAGATG gCTGGCAAACAGGAGTATCGTATGAATTTAGTGCTAGAAAAACTTCCAAATTTCCTTTCGTAAAACTCCTTTCaggattttttatattctatgcaGAATTTGATTACAGGCGCCACATAATTTGTCCATTATTAGGAAAGCcaatagaaaggaaaatatttacagATCTATCTTTACTACCTAATGATATGGCTCCTTATGTTCAATATGTTAGAAATGCAAAAAATCCAAAATTGTTTTGTCTATCGCCTATGTGCGTACAAGATCCATTTAATTTATCTGATAATCTTACTGTAATGGTAGAAAAAAGTACCTTAAATAATTTCAGAATATTCTGTAGCAAAAGTGcagaaatattaatagatttattttaa
- the LOC124430862 gene encoding uncharacterized protein LOC124430862 isoform X2 has translation MNNEWHTTFMSSVNNVNDEFLKNPKILNKYESFVSNSLVYLETKLFYCFICETKISGDIKNLNEHIKGDYHNRQKLTFNIKNIIPLKKTVPIKNCIFEIPKDLHWIIQVDNIYVFTDSLYCNICNVTMNNVGSINSHLRRHVRLRDIFEKQDKTPVNKIEIASSKAIVHFTSISNYSNRNLSNDIQCNLLLNIPDHLKWMIEALNVEIFFDKLYCTLCKVYMANDTQVKSHLTTHFKEYSKKKKNQNSEFSWSIASNETKIVNKLKNCTLQDNKSSFDTECIFSTAKEIKSSVYLSIFKENNIYCLVCQKDIFNNFQVYYDHIFSKEHLIHLINIDNKKVRKEFITFDVVSGDIKNGIDEFLTCILCNTKIRNINELLYEHIELEDHASYYREWKKACLKFYNDILTFIKCNWYYTTKYYCDICSIEFSSEICFAKHMNEKEIHFNSGNANYHSCVPCSLLWYTYNLSYSNHSKTPKHQYMISCGTYVANKFPSEVERFLMSFEENTEELLKFSLITEKAKENKILTCLKTDTISAFNKVEAYAYGSRICGSGLPDSDINIFLDCLNTYNGKDVCSKQLEATVKTINSILLSKPSVWHVNEIILDDGRTIMKVWYIPMQLHCTISFKNGLDVESTNLIKHFNETYLPCRKLILILKKWLSFCGISGFPCISNYALTWCIIFYLQIMFILPSITELIQENNKSKLIDGWQTGVSYEFSARKTSKFPFVKLLSGFFIFYAEFDYRRHIICPLLGKPIERKIFTDLSLLPNDMAPYVQYVRNAKNPKLFCLSPMCVQDPFNLSDNLTVMVEKSTLNNFRIFCSKSAEILIDLF, from the exons ATGAACAATGAATGGCATACCACTTTCATGTCTTCCGTTAACAATGTAAATgatgaatttttaaagaatccaaaaatattaaacaaatatgaaAGCTTTGTATCTAATTCCTTAGTATACTTAGAAACTAAGCTCTTTTATTGTTTCATatgtgaaacaaaaatatcaggtgatattaaaaatcttaatgAACATATCAAGGGCGATTATCACAATCGAcaaaaattaacatttaatattaagaatataattcCACTTAAGAAAACAGTtccaattaaaaattgtatcttCGAAATACCCAAAGATTTACATTGGATAATACAAGTTGATAACATTTATGTTTTCACGGATAGTTTATATTGCAATATATGTAATGTTACTATGAATAATGTAGGCTCTATAAATAGCCACTTAAGACGACATGTACGTTTAAgagatatatttgaaaaacaagataaaacaccagtaaataaaatcgaaattgcATCATCTAAAGCAATTGTACATTTTACAAGTATAAGTAATTATTCAAATAGAAATCTTTCAAATGATATTCAGTGtaatctattattaaatattcctgATCATTTAAAATGGATGATTGAAGCACTCaacgtagaaatattttttgataaattgtATTGCACGTTATGTAAAGTTTATATGGCAAATGATACACAAGTAAAATCCCATTTAACTACACACTTTAAGGaatattcgaagaaaaagaagaatcaaaaTTCTGAATTTTCATGGAGTATAGCAtctaatgaaacaaaaatcgtgaataaattaaaaaattgcacTTTACAAGATAATAAATCTAGCTTCGACACAGAATGTATTTTTTCTACggcaaaagaaattaaatcaagcgtgtatttatctatattcaaagaaaataacatcTATTGTTTAGTTTgtcaaaaagatatatttaacaattttcaagTGTATTATGATCACATTTTTTCTAAAGAACAtcttatacatttaattaacatagataataaaaaagttcgCAAAGAGTTTATTACATTTGATGTTGTTAGTGGAGACATTAAAAATGGTATTGACGAATTTTTAACTTGTATACTATGTAATACTAAAATAaggaatattaatgaattattatatgagCATATTGAGTTGGAAGATCATGCATCATATTATCGTGAATGGAAGAAAGcatgtttaaaattttataatgacattttgacatttataaaatgtaattggTATTATACTACcaaatattattgtgatattTGTTCAATAGAATTTTCTTCAGAGATATGTTTTGCCAAacatatgaatgaaaaagaaatacattttaattcAGGCAATGCCAATTACCATTCGTGTGTTCCGTGTTCACTTTTATGGTACACttataatttatcttattCTAACCACAGTAAAACACCAAAACATCAATATATGATTTCTTGTGGAACCTATGTTGCAAATAAATTTCCATCCGAAGTAGAAAGATTTTTGATGTCATTTGAGGAAAATAccgaagaattattaaagttttctcttatcacagaaaaagcaaaagaaaacaaaatattgaCATGCTTGAAAACCGATACAATATCAGCTTTTAATAAAGTGGAAGCTTATGCATATGGATCTCGAATTTGTGGTTCAGGTCTTCCAGATAgtgatatcaatatatttcttGACTGCT tgAATACATATAATGGAAAAGATGTATGCAGTAAACAGCTTGAAGCCACAGTTAAAACAATTAATAGTATCCTCTTATCAAAACCATCAGTTTGGCATGTAAATGAGATTATATTGGATGATGGAAGAACCATCATGAAAGTATGGTATATACCAATGCAATTACATTGCACAATCTCTTTTAAAAATGGTCTTGACGTGGAAAGTACAAATTTAAtcaa acATTTCAATGAGACTTACTTACCATGCCGTAAATTAATcttgattttaaaaaaatggTTGTCATTTTGTGGTATATCAGGATTTCCTTGTATAAGTAATTATGCATTAACCTGgtgtattattttctatttacaaataatgtttatattgccAAGTATTACCGAACTCattcaagaaaataataagtcaAAATTAATAGATG gCTGGCAAACAGGAGTATCGTATGAATTTAGTGCTAGAAAAACTTCCAAATTTCCTTTCGTAAAACTCCTTTCaggattttttatattctatgcaGAATTTGATTACAGGCGCCACATAATTTGTCCATTATTAGGAAAGCcaatagaaaggaaaatatttacagATCTATCTTTACTACCTAATGATATGGCTCCTTATGTTCAATATGTTAGAAATGCAAAAAATCCAAAATTGTTTTGTCTATCGCCTATGTGCGTACAAGATCCATTTAATTTATCTGATAATCTTACTGTAATGGTAGAAAAAAGTACCTTAAATAATTTCAGAATATTCTGTAGCAAAAGTGcagaaatattaatagatttattttaa
- the LOC124430862 gene encoding uncharacterized protein LOC124430862 isoform X1 yields the protein MAQSANIHLDLEGIIQKDKSNEYFCCICNEIISEKNLMLKHVNTRSHIKAFRIFIKYFQVAKSVTIKCKICQGTGSWKLVRRHVEMHKLTPWYEPKDKYKWYFDNFLIIHKNQLYCSLCTVIHEPFTWNDAFVHMNNEWHTTFMSSVNNVNDEFLKNPKILNKYESFVSNSLVYLETKLFYCFICETKISGDIKNLNEHIKGDYHNRQKLTFNIKNIIPLKKTVPIKNCIFEIPKDLHWIIQVDNIYVFTDSLYCNICNVTMNNVGSINSHLRRHVRLRDIFEKQDKTPVNKIEIASSKAIVHFTSISNYSNRNLSNDIQCNLLLNIPDHLKWMIEALNVEIFFDKLYCTLCKVYMANDTQVKSHLTTHFKEYSKKKKNQNSEFSWSIASNETKIVNKLKNCTLQDNKSSFDTECIFSTAKEIKSSVYLSIFKENNIYCLVCQKDIFNNFQVYYDHIFSKEHLIHLINIDNKKVRKEFITFDVVSGDIKNGIDEFLTCILCNTKIRNINELLYEHIELEDHASYYREWKKACLKFYNDILTFIKCNWYYTTKYYCDICSIEFSSEICFAKHMNEKEIHFNSGNANYHSCVPCSLLWYTYNLSYSNHSKTPKHQYMISCGTYVANKFPSEVERFLMSFEENTEELLKFSLITEKAKENKILTCLKTDTISAFNKVEAYAYGSRICGSGLPDSDINIFLDCLNTYNGKDVCSKQLEATVKTINSILLSKPSVWHVNEIILDDGRTIMKVWYIPMQLHCTISFKNGLDVESTNLIKHFNETYLPCRKLILILKKWLSFCGISGFPCISNYALTWCIIFYLQIMFILPSITELIQENNKSKLIDGWQTGVSYEFSARKTSKFPFVKLLSGFFIFYAEFDYRRHIICPLLGKPIERKIFTDLSLLPNDMAPYVQYVRNAKNPKLFCLSPMCVQDPFNLSDNLTVMVEKSTLNNFRIFCSKSAEILIDLF from the exons ATGGCACAATCTGCAAACATACATTTAGATCTTGAAGGAATTATCCAAAAAGATAAATCTAATGAATACTTCTGTTGCATTTGCAATGAAATTATCTctgaaaagaatttaatgtTAAAACATGTTAACACGAGAAGTCACATTAAAGCAttcagaatatttataaaatactttcAAGTGGCAAAAAGTGTTACAATAAAATGTAAGATTTGTCAAGGTACAGGTAGTTGGAAATTGGTAAGACGTCACGTAGAAATGCACAAATTAACCCCTTGGTACGAACCTAAGGATAAATACAAATGGTATtttgacaattttttaataattcataaaaatcaaCTTTATTGTTCTTTGTGTACAGTTATACATGAACCATTCACTTGGAACGATGCTTTCGTTCATATGAACAATGAATGGCATACCACTTTCATGTCTTCCGTTAACAATGTAAATgatgaatttttaaagaatccaaaaatattaaacaaatatgaaAGCTTTGTATCTAATTCCTTAGTATACTTAGAAACTAAGCTCTTTTATTGTTTCATatgtgaaacaaaaatatcaggtgatattaaaaatcttaatgAACATATCAAGGGCGATTATCACAATCGAcaaaaattaacatttaatattaagaatataattcCACTTAAGAAAACAGTtccaattaaaaattgtatcttCGAAATACCCAAAGATTTACATTGGATAATACAAGTTGATAACATTTATGTTTTCACGGATAGTTTATATTGCAATATATGTAATGTTACTATGAATAATGTAGGCTCTATAAATAGCCACTTAAGACGACATGTACGTTTAAgagatatatttgaaaaacaagataaaacaccagtaaataaaatcgaaattgcATCATCTAAAGCAATTGTACATTTTACAAGTATAAGTAATTATTCAAATAGAAATCTTTCAAATGATATTCAGTGtaatctattattaaatattcctgATCATTTAAAATGGATGATTGAAGCACTCaacgtagaaatattttttgataaattgtATTGCACGTTATGTAAAGTTTATATGGCAAATGATACACAAGTAAAATCCCATTTAACTACACACTTTAAGGaatattcgaagaaaaagaagaatcaaaaTTCTGAATTTTCATGGAGTATAGCAtctaatgaaacaaaaatcgtgaataaattaaaaaattgcacTTTACAAGATAATAAATCTAGCTTCGACACAGAATGTATTTTTTCTACggcaaaagaaattaaatcaagcgtgtatttatctatattcaaagaaaataacatcTATTGTTTAGTTTgtcaaaaagatatatttaacaattttcaagTGTATTATGATCACATTTTTTCTAAAGAACAtcttatacatttaattaacatagataataaaaaagttcgCAAAGAGTTTATTACATTTGATGTTGTTAGTGGAGACATTAAAAATGGTATTGACGAATTTTTAACTTGTATACTATGTAATACTAAAATAaggaatattaatgaattattatatgagCATATTGAGTTGGAAGATCATGCATCATATTATCGTGAATGGAAGAAAGcatgtttaaaattttataatgacattttgacatttataaaatgtaattggTATTATACTACcaaatattattgtgatattTGTTCAATAGAATTTTCTTCAGAGATATGTTTTGCCAAacatatgaatgaaaaagaaatacattttaattcAGGCAATGCCAATTACCATTCGTGTGTTCCGTGTTCACTTTTATGGTACACttataatttatcttattCTAACCACAGTAAAACACCAAAACATCAATATATGATTTCTTGTGGAACCTATGTTGCAAATAAATTTCCATCCGAAGTAGAAAGATTTTTGATGTCATTTGAGGAAAATAccgaagaattattaaagttttctcttatcacagaaaaagcaaaagaaaacaaaatattgaCATGCTTGAAAACCGATACAATATCAGCTTTTAATAAAGTGGAAGCTTATGCATATGGATCTCGAATTTGTGGTTCAGGTCTTCCAGATAgtgatatcaatatatttcttGACTGCT tgAATACATATAATGGAAAAGATGTATGCAGTAAACAGCTTGAAGCCACAGTTAAAACAATTAATAGTATCCTCTTATCAAAACCATCAGTTTGGCATGTAAATGAGATTATATTGGATGATGGAAGAACCATCATGAAAGTATGGTATATACCAATGCAATTACATTGCACAATCTCTTTTAAAAATGGTCTTGACGTGGAAAGTACAAATTTAAtcaa acATTTCAATGAGACTTACTTACCATGCCGTAAATTAATcttgattttaaaaaaatggTTGTCATTTTGTGGTATATCAGGATTTCCTTGTATAAGTAATTATGCATTAACCTGgtgtattattttctatttacaaataatgtttatattgccAAGTATTACCGAACTCattcaagaaaataataagtcaAAATTAATAGATG gCTGGCAAACAGGAGTATCGTATGAATTTAGTGCTAGAAAAACTTCCAAATTTCCTTTCGTAAAACTCCTTTCaggattttttatattctatgcaGAATTTGATTACAGGCGCCACATAATTTGTCCATTATTAGGAAAGCcaatagaaaggaaaatatttacagATCTATCTTTACTACCTAATGATATGGCTCCTTATGTTCAATATGTTAGAAATGCAAAAAATCCAAAATTGTTTTGTCTATCGCCTATGTGCGTACAAGATCCATTTAATTTATCTGATAATCTTACTGTAATGGTAGAAAAAAGTACCTTAAATAATTTCAGAATATTCTGTAGCAAAAGTGcagaaatattaatagatttattttaa
- the LOC124430862 gene encoding uncharacterized protein LOC124430862 isoform X3, translating into MAQSANIHLDLEGIIQKDKSNEYFCCICNEIISEKNLMLKHVNTRSHIKAFRIFIKYFQVAKSVTIKCKICQGTGSWKLVRRHVEMHKLTPWYEPKDKYKWYFDNFLIIHKNQLYCSLCTVIHEPFTWNDAFVHMNNEWHTTFMSSVNNVNDEFLKNPKILNKYESFVSNSLVYLETKLFYCFICETKISGDIKNLNEHIKGDYHNRQKLTFNIKNIIPLKKTVPIKNCIFEIPKDLHWIIQVDNIYVFTDSLYCNICNVTMNNVGSINSHLRRHVRLRDIFEKQDKTPVNKIEIASSKAIVHFTSISNYSNRNLSNDIQCNLLLNIPDHLKWMIEALNVEIFFDKLYCTLCKVYMANDTQVKSHLTTHFKEYSKKKKNQNSEFSWSIASNETKIVNKLKNCTLQDNKSSFDTECIFSTAKEIKSSVYLSIFKENNIYCLVCQKDIFNNFQVYYDHIFSKEHLIHLINIDNKKVRKEFITFDVVSGDIKNGIDEFLTCILCNTKIRNINELLYEHIELEDHASYYREWKKACLKFYNDILTFIKCNWYYTTKYYCDICSIEFSSEICFAKHMNEKEIHFNSGNANYHSCVPCSLLWYTYNLSYSNHSKTPKHQYMISCGTYVANKFPSEVERFLMSFEENTEELLKFSLITEKAKENKILTCLKTDTISAFNKVEAYAYGSRICGSGLPDSDINIFLDCLNTYNGKDVCSKQLEATVKTINSILLSKPSVWHVNEIILDDGRTIMKVWYIPMQLHCTISFKNGLDVESTNLIK; encoded by the exons ATGGCACAATCTGCAAACATACATTTAGATCTTGAAGGAATTATCCAAAAAGATAAATCTAATGAATACTTCTGTTGCATTTGCAATGAAATTATCTctgaaaagaatttaatgtTAAAACATGTTAACACGAGAAGTCACATTAAAGCAttcagaatatttataaaatactttcAAGTGGCAAAAAGTGTTACAATAAAATGTAAGATTTGTCAAGGTACAGGTAGTTGGAAATTGGTAAGACGTCACGTAGAAATGCACAAATTAACCCCTTGGTACGAACCTAAGGATAAATACAAATGGTATtttgacaattttttaataattcataaaaatcaaCTTTATTGTTCTTTGTGTACAGTTATACATGAACCATTCACTTGGAACGATGCTTTCGTTCATATGAACAATGAATGGCATACCACTTTCATGTCTTCCGTTAACAATGTAAATgatgaatttttaaagaatccaaaaatattaaacaaatatgaaAGCTTTGTATCTAATTCCTTAGTATACTTAGAAACTAAGCTCTTTTATTGTTTCATatgtgaaacaaaaatatcaggtgatattaaaaatcttaatgAACATATCAAGGGCGATTATCACAATCGAcaaaaattaacatttaatattaagaatataattcCACTTAAGAAAACAGTtccaattaaaaattgtatcttCGAAATACCCAAAGATTTACATTGGATAATACAAGTTGATAACATTTATGTTTTCACGGATAGTTTATATTGCAATATATGTAATGTTACTATGAATAATGTAGGCTCTATAAATAGCCACTTAAGACGACATGTACGTTTAAgagatatatttgaaaaacaagataaaacaccagtaaataaaatcgaaattgcATCATCTAAAGCAATTGTACATTTTACAAGTATAAGTAATTATTCAAATAGAAATCTTTCAAATGATATTCAGTGtaatctattattaaatattcctgATCATTTAAAATGGATGATTGAAGCACTCaacgtagaaatattttttgataaattgtATTGCACGTTATGTAAAGTTTATATGGCAAATGATACACAAGTAAAATCCCATTTAACTACACACTTTAAGGaatattcgaagaaaaagaagaatcaaaaTTCTGAATTTTCATGGAGTATAGCAtctaatgaaacaaaaatcgtgaataaattaaaaaattgcacTTTACAAGATAATAAATCTAGCTTCGACACAGAATGTATTTTTTCTACggcaaaagaaattaaatcaagcgtgtatttatctatattcaaagaaaataacatcTATTGTTTAGTTTgtcaaaaagatatatttaacaattttcaagTGTATTATGATCACATTTTTTCTAAAGAACAtcttatacatttaattaacatagataataaaaaagttcgCAAAGAGTTTATTACATTTGATGTTGTTAGTGGAGACATTAAAAATGGTATTGACGAATTTTTAACTTGTATACTATGTAATACTAAAATAaggaatattaatgaattattatatgagCATATTGAGTTGGAAGATCATGCATCATATTATCGTGAATGGAAGAAAGcatgtttaaaattttataatgacattttgacatttataaaatgtaattggTATTATACTACcaaatattattgtgatattTGTTCAATAGAATTTTCTTCAGAGATATGTTTTGCCAAacatatgaatgaaaaagaaatacattttaattcAGGCAATGCCAATTACCATTCGTGTGTTCCGTGTTCACTTTTATGGTACACttataatttatcttattCTAACCACAGTAAAACACCAAAACATCAATATATGATTTCTTGTGGAACCTATGTTGCAAATAAATTTCCATCCGAAGTAGAAAGATTTTTGATGTCATTTGAGGAAAATAccgaagaattattaaagttttctcttatcacagaaaaagcaaaagaaaacaaaatattgaCATGCTTGAAAACCGATACAATATCAGCTTTTAATAAAGTGGAAGCTTATGCATATGGATCTCGAATTTGTGGTTCAGGTCTTCCAGATAgtgatatcaatatatttcttGACTGCT tgAATACATATAATGGAAAAGATGTATGCAGTAAACAGCTTGAAGCCACAGTTAAAACAATTAATAGTATCCTCTTATCAAAACCATCAGTTTGGCATGTAAATGAGATTATATTGGATGATGGAAGAACCATCATGAAAGTATGGTATATACCAATGCAATTACATTGCACAATCTCTTTTAAAAATGGTCTTGACGTGGAAAGTACAAATTTAAtcaagtaa